The window ATGCTGTCACTCCGTTTCCGCCTAAACGAACAGGATTGATATCGGCATAGGTTTCTTCTTTGGAAAGGATTACGTTGATGGCATCTCTTCCGTCATCCGTTTCTTTTAAAAGATTCGGAAGGTCTCTGTAAGCATCCGGTCCTACAACAAGGTCTACCAACTGCTCTTCTTCTAAGAATTTGGTTTTCAGTCTTTCCGCCATGCATCCCAGTACTCCGACTGTCATATTCGGTTTTTCTTTTTTGAGATTTTTGAACTGAGAAAGACGCATTCTTACGGTCTGCTCTGCTTTTTCACGGATAGAACATGTATTTAAAAGAATAAGGTCTGCTTCTTCTACCTTCATGGTAGTATTATATCCCTGTTCATTAAGGATAGAGGCAACAATCTCAGAGTCAGAGAAATTCATCTGACAACCATAGCTTTCCAAAAATAATTTTTTGGAGTTTTCCGGTCTTTCTGCAATAGCAAAAGCTTCGCCCTGTTTTGTTTCGTCTATATATTTTTCCTGCACGATAATCAATTTAAGGTCCGCAATTTTAAATTACGAATAAATAAGTCTGCAAAGATACAAAATATTGTGACAGAATGTCAGCGCTAATATTTTAACAAAATCATAAATTAAAAAAATATTGGAATTCTTTTTTAATCATGATCATAGGTATGATTATCAAACCTGATCTTCATTATGGTTTTAGAATCTACAGGTACGCCATTTTTAGTGGCGGGTTTCCATTTCCCTTTTACCTTCTTAGCCGCAAATTTCATATCATCAATAAATGTTTCGTCATTTTTGAATCTGGGAAGTATATCTACTTTATCAATTTTACCTTTCGGATCGATATTAAAAACAAAAGTTACTTCGCCTTTGATGGCATATAAAGCCACATCAATATAGGCATGCACCATATTCAGAAATTCTTTTCTAAAGGCATCATCACCTC of the Chryseobacterium aureum genome contains:
- a CDS encoding energy transducer TonB, with the translated sequence MKKYLIVLPLLLVCFKGFSQETKAQIQVQPGEDFRKAEFPGGDDAFRKEFLNMVHAYIDVALYAIKGEVTFVFNIDPKGKIDKVDILPRFKNDETFIDDMKFAAKKVKGKWKPATKNGVPVDSKTIMKIRFDNHTYDHD